In the genome of Candidatus Pristimantibacillus lignocellulolyticus, the window ACATTAACGAGTATTTCGGTTTAGAAACTCTTAAACTGATCGTTAAACAACCATTGAACTTAACTGATACATTGGAAAAATACGATGTACTAGTATTAACTCATGGTGGTGGTATGTCAGGTCAAGCGGGAGCAATCCGTCATGGTATCTCTCGTGCTCTACTTAAAGTAGACGCTGAACTACGCCCATCTTTGAAACGTGCAGGCTTCTTAACACGTGACCCTCGTATGAAAGAGCGTAAAAAATACGGTCTTAAAGCGGCTCGTCGTGCGCCTCAGTTCTCAAAACGTTAATATTTATGGAAAAAGCTCTCAAGCATTGCTGCTTGAGAGCTTTTTTGTTGTCTTGAAAATGCTCATGACCATATCAAAATGAGGTCACATCTCCATGAATTTCTCGAATTTAGCTGCAGTTTTTTCTTTTATCGTCTTAGTTATGTGAGTATAGATGTTCATTGTCATGTTCATATCTGAATGTCCTAAGCGCTCCTGTACTTCTTTTATACTTGCATCAGCTTTAAAGAGCAGGGAAGTTGTATATGTCTCAGACCATGCACGGTTATTTGCTTAATGTTGAGGTGGCGTAGTAGCTCTTCTAACTTATCGATTGGATATGCAAGCCTAAGCGGTGTTCCATCCTCGCGAGTGAAGATCATATCTATTTGTACTGGATTAAGCTCTTGTAGTTTTTTTTTCTTGATTTCAGTGTAATGTTTCTTTAGCAAAGCAAGGGAAGTAGTGTCTAAGCTTATGATACGTCTAAATGCCTTCGTCTAAGAGGTTAGAGACAAGAATACACCATTTTTTTGAAATAGTGTCTTGTTAAGGTTGAGCGTCTTAGAATCGAAGTTAATGTCACTCCAATGCAAGGCGATTATTTCTCCTTTACGTACTCCTGTATATATCATCATATGAAACATTAGATAATCACGTATAGAACATTTTTCATTAGCATAATCAAGGAATATTCTCATTTCATGCTTTTCCAAAAGTTACAAGAATCCTCTTCGCTTTCATCAACTAGGTATTGCTTTATCACAAATGGGTCGTGGAGTAGAACAACATCAGGACAAGCGACCGATGATTTCTGATCTTAGAGAGTCAGGATCTATAGAGCAAGATGCGGATATAGTCTCATTTCTATATCGATGATTACTACGAAAAAGAGTCTGAAAAAAAGAACATTATCGAGATTATAATAGCTAAGCAGCGTAACGGACCAATTGGAGCAGTAGAACTGATTTTCTTTAACAATTTCAATAAATTTGTGAATCTGGATCGCAATCATCAGAATCATGAAAATGAGGAAATAAAGAGTAAACAGAAGCATGAAGGTAATAAAATAACGTTTGGACAAATAAATTGAAATTATGAATAAAACTAAAGCCGTACACATTTCTAATGTCGTGTATTTAGACTATAAAAATTCATTATAAGAAACCATCGTAATTCTGCCTTTAACCGTTGAGATGAACATATTGAGGATAGGTGTAACTCATTTTCTAAACGTCCTCTTAAACCTATAGAGCCTAAAAAGGGCGACAAGGTGTTGTTCTGGCAACGTGATAACTGTCAGGCACTATGTTAAGCCATGCCATGATGCTAAGACTGCACGAGAGGATGGAGGGTTTGGCGCGAAAAATGATCTTCACTTGATTGGTTTTCATGTTTCATTATATACTCTTTTAAGAATATTAAAGAAAAAGGAGTAAAATCATGGAATTAAGAGATATTTTGGAAACAGCATATTTTATTACTGGGGGTCCATTACTTGCAGGAATAGCATTCTACGGATTACGACAAATAAAAGTATCCAAGAATGATATATACATACGATCAGAGAGAGAATCTATTATCTTAGCAAGTGAGCAGGTAAAAGAATATCTTAATAGCGTTATGCCCTTATACAATGACACATATGAAAAAATGGAAAAGTATAATTTTATCATTGAAGAAGATCATCCTGTATCTGACTTTAAGTATGAAACTTATATAAAAACTGTTTCAAGGTCTATGGTACAAACAAGAAAAGATGAATTAGAAAAATTATATGATGAAATAATAGATTATTGTAATACCTTAGAAGCATTCTCTATTTACTTTACAAAAAAAATTGCAAATGAAGAAGTAGCTTTTTCATCGATAGGTGTTTCATTTGCTACTGCAATTAGAATTTATTATCCTTATATCTGCATTTTAACAAAAGATGACCCTGGAAATTATAATAATCTAAAAGAGTTGGCTGAACTATGGTGTGAGCGTCAAATTGATTATTTAAAAGAGGAGAAAATAAAGCAAGTAAAAGAAAATTTGGAAGAATTGCAATCAGATATAAATGATATCAAGAAACCTAGTATTAAAACACTGGGCACTGAAAAGTAAAAGCAAGCACTCAATGTGCTTGCTTTTTTTATCCCCCCATGTATCAGATAAAATTTTTTGACGAAATAGACCAC includes:
- the rpsI gene encoding 30S ribosomal protein S9 — translated: MAQVQYYGTGRRKHSVARVRLVPGEGRIIINKRDINEYFGLETLKLIVKQPLNLTDTLEKYDVLVLTHGGGMSGQAGAIRHGISRALLKVDAELRPSLKRAGFLTRDPRMKERKKYGLKAARRAPQFSKR